In the Desulfatirhabdium butyrativorans DSM 18734 genome, GGGCGGAACGGTGACCATCGTGACCATCGGGGAAGCCAAGGCGGTGGAGGCCGTTCGCACGGCCCTGGCAATGGGTGCGGACAAGGCCGTGCTGGTGCAGGATCCGGCATGCGCCGGCATGGATGGTTTGGGGATTGCCCAGGTGCTGGCTGCCGTCGTTTCCGGGCTTGCACCCGATCTGATCATCGCAGGCCAGCGTGCCGTTGATGATGAAAACTGGCTCGTTCCGGCCGCAGTGGCCCATCGGCTGGGAATGCCCTGCATTTCGCTGGTCATCGGCCAGCAGATTGACGGTGATCAGATCGAGTGCAGAAGAACCATCGAAGGCGGCATCGCAACGATCCGGGCGAAGCTGCCGGTACTGATCACCACCCAGCGGGGGCTGAACGAACCGCGGTATGCATCGCTTCAGGGCGTCATGAAGGCCAAGAAAAAACCCCTCAACACCCTCAAGCTATCCGATCTCGGCCTGACACCGAAAACGGCCGCTGTCCGGGTGCTGGCCATGAAGCATCCGCCGATGCGAACGGCGGGAAAGAAAATTGCCGGATCGACGCCGGCGGAAAAGGCTGCCGAACTGGTTCGCCTGCTGCACGAAGAGGCCAAGGCCATCTGATTCGAAGTGGGCAGTCGGCAGTGGGCCCGTCACCCCGGCGAAAGCCGGGGGCCAGAACAGGGATGAATGAAAGTCGCAGGAGCACTTTTCGGAAGAGGATGAGTTATCCGCCCTTCTTCTGACTCCTGACTTCTGACTCCTGACTC is a window encoding:
- a CDS encoding electron transfer flavoprotein subunit beta/FixA family protein, with the protein product MNIVVLLKQVPSTDSHIEPGPNGASIKTADLKWVINPYDEFAVEEAIRVREAKGGTVTIVTIGEAKAVEAVRTALAMGADKAVLVQDPACAGMDGLGIAQVLAAVVSGLAPDLIIAGQRAVDDENWLVPAAVAHRLGMPCISLVIGQQIDGDQIECRRTIEGGIATIRAKLPVLITTQRGLNEPRYASLQGVMKAKKKPLNTLKLSDLGLTPKTAAVRVLAMKHPPMRTAGKKIAGSTPAEKAAELVRLLHEEAKAI